In Mycobacterium sp. JS623, one genomic interval encodes:
- a CDS encoding HNH endonuclease signature motif containing protein produces MFDGSLPEVIDLSALDDAALVDAAAGWARTENAACARKLAVMAELFTRRTGLSAGEREDWWVDPEAAVGAELAAAQNVSTWMALAQAHRGVVLADRLPQVAALFEAGLISEPLVRAIEYRTLLVTDAEAIKQVDALLADQVMTWGPLSVRKTEQAIDAIVAWVDPGALRRSREMTCQRDVRFGSPSDEAGYTSMWALLSAADSEVVKQRVEQMARSVCEDDPRTLGERRSEALTAISAGIQQLACQCENTDCQAAQRDATPPATAVIHVVAEAATVDAARAEAAGLATRADAEPDIHDGASDGDELPSAKEPEVDDPVPAAGPTRLSERAALPPAFCPALPAFCPAPAAAASCSTRPAFVLGGGVLPTQLLAPLLERATVREIRHPGDAPPEPRYTPSRALADFVRCRDLTCRWPGCDKPADGCDLDHTVPYPIGRTHASNLKCYCRFHHLLKTFYCGVGGWREQQLPDGTLILTSPTGHTYTTKPGSVLLFPTLCRPTGTLWAPGHEPTVNPKNNRGLMMPKRKRIRAEKLARRIDAERRLNDEYVAERNKPPPF; encoded by the coding sequence ATGTTCGATGGTTCGTTGCCGGAAGTTATTGACCTGTCCGCGTTGGATGACGCGGCGCTGGTCGATGCTGCCGCTGGCTGGGCCAGGACAGAGAACGCAGCGTGCGCGCGCAAGCTGGCGGTGATGGCCGAGTTGTTCACCCGGCGCACCGGGTTGTCAGCCGGGGAGCGTGAGGATTGGTGGGTCGACCCGGAAGCCGCCGTGGGTGCGGAGTTGGCTGCAGCCCAAAACGTCAGCACCTGGATGGCGCTGGCGCAGGCCCATCGCGGCGTGGTGCTGGCCGATCGGCTGCCCCAAGTTGCCGCATTGTTTGAGGCCGGCTTGATTAGTGAGCCCCTGGTGCGCGCGATCGAATACCGCACCTTGCTGGTCACCGATGCCGAAGCGATCAAGCAAGTGGATGCGTTGTTGGCCGATCAGGTGATGACCTGGGGTCCGTTGTCGGTACGCAAGACCGAGCAGGCCATCGACGCCATCGTGGCTTGGGTAGATCCTGGCGCGTTGCGTCGTTCCCGCGAGATGACCTGCCAGCGCGATGTGCGGTTTGGTTCGCCGTCGGATGAGGCGGGATATACCAGCATGTGGGCGCTGTTGTCGGCGGCCGACAGTGAGGTCGTCAAACAGCGGGTGGAGCAGATGGCCCGCTCGGTGTGTGAGGACGATCCCCGCACGCTGGGTGAGCGGCGCAGCGAGGCGCTGACCGCGATAAGTGCCGGCATCCAGCAGTTGGCGTGTCAGTGCGAGAACACCGACTGTCAGGCCGCACAACGCGACGCCACCCCGCCGGCCACAGCGGTCATCCACGTCGTCGCCGAGGCGGCCACCGTCGATGCGGCCCGCGCAGAGGCTGCAGGGTTGGCCACCAGGGCCGATGCTGAGCCTGACATCCACGACGGCGCGTCTGACGGCGACGAGTTGCCATCGGCCAAGGAACCTGAGGTCGACGATCCGGTGCCCGCGGCGGGACCCACCCGACTTTCCGAGCGTGCCGCGCTGCCGCCCGCTTTCTGCCCGGCACTGCCCGCTTTCTGTCCGGCACCGGCCGCCGCTGCTTCCTGCTCGACGCGGCCAGCATTTGTACTCGGCGGCGGGGTGCTGCCCACCCAGCTTCTTGCGCCACTGCTGGAGCGCGCCACGGTGCGTGAAATCCGCCATCCGGGCGACGCGCCACCAGAACCGCGCTACACCCCATCGCGGGCGTTGGCTGATTTCGTGCGCTGTCGAGATTTGACCTGCCGCTGGCCGGGCTGCGACAAACCCGCCGACGGCTGCGACTTGGACCACACCGTGCCCTACCCAATAGGGCGGACGCACGCGTCAAACCTCAAGTGTTACTGCCGCTTTCACCATCTGCTGAAAACCTTCTATTGCGGGGTCGGCGGGTGGCGCGAGCAGCAGCTGCCCGACGGCACCCTCATCTTGACCTCACCGACCGGGCACACCTACACCACCAAACCCGGCAGCGTCTTGCTGTTTCCAACGCTGTGCCGACCCACCGGCACTCTCTGGGCGCCCGGACACGAGCCGACAGTGAACCCGAAAAACAACCGCGGGCTCATGATGCCCAAACGGAAACGCATCCGAGCCGAGAAGCTCGCCCGCCGCATCGACGCCGAACGCAGACTCAACGACGAGTACGTCGCCGAACGCAACAAACCGCCACCGTTCTAA
- a CDS encoding L,D-transpeptidase family protein: MRRLLALLCAAAAYLTVAPVAHAEFTPWFARQVGNATQVVSVVGAGGSSAKMDVFQRGPAGWEAIRAGIPAHVGANGFAAETHDGNMATPLGIYTLDFAFGTAPNPGGGLQYVQVGQDHWWDGDMKSPTYNTMQVCKKAQCPFDTSPDSGTENLVIPQYAHAVVMGVNKVRVPGNGGAFFLHTTDGGPTAGCVAIDDDTLVEIMRWLQPGALIAITK; encoded by the coding sequence GTGCGCCGACTGTTAGCTCTGCTGTGCGCTGCAGCCGCCTATCTGACTGTGGCGCCTGTCGCGCACGCGGAGTTCACACCGTGGTTCGCCCGTCAGGTCGGCAATGCCACACAGGTGGTTTCCGTTGTGGGAGCGGGTGGTTCGTCGGCGAAGATGGACGTCTTCCAACGCGGGCCCGCGGGATGGGAAGCCATCCGCGCAGGCATCCCCGCTCACGTCGGCGCCAATGGCTTCGCCGCCGAGACCCACGACGGCAACATGGCGACCCCGCTTGGCATTTACACCCTCGACTTCGCCTTCGGCACCGCCCCGAACCCCGGCGGCGGCCTCCAGTATGTCCAAGTAGGCCAGGACCATTGGTGGGACGGCGATATGAAAAGTCCTACCTACAACACCATGCAGGTCTGCAAAAAAGCGCAATGCCCGTTCGATACGTCGCCGGACAGCGGCACCGAGAACCTCGTCATCCCGCAGTACGCACATGCGGTCGTGATGGGCGTGAACAAGGTCAGGGTGCCAGGCAACGGCGGCGCGTTCTTCCTTCACACCACCGACGGCGGCCCGACCGCGGGATGTGTGGCCATCGATGACGACACCTTGGTGGAGATCATGCGCTGGCTGCAGCCGGGTGCGCTGATCGCTATCACCAAATAG
- a CDS encoding phosphatase PAP2 family protein translates to MTPRKTWLIASAALAVAVFALMWIGYASNWNWLATVDSSLLDVGHRYAVDHPGWVTAWNAFCTVLGPTTFRLLTLVVIVFAVVRRNLRVAMFLVITVELAGIITEVAKYAASRPRPVTALVTAPSSSFPSGHALGVMVAVLALLTVVLPVVRRQLRGWLIALGALVVIAIGAGRVVLNVHYPTDVIAGWAFGYAYFVACLLMVPPVRPVTVADEKPAALGTAR, encoded by the coding sequence GTGACACCGCGGAAGACCTGGCTGATCGCGTCGGCAGCACTGGCTGTCGCGGTGTTCGCGCTGATGTGGATCGGCTACGCCTCAAACTGGAACTGGCTGGCGACGGTTGACTCGTCCTTGCTGGACGTAGGGCATCGCTACGCCGTCGATCACCCGGGCTGGGTGACCGCGTGGAACGCGTTCTGCACAGTGCTCGGGCCGACCACGTTTCGTCTGTTGACCCTGGTCGTGATCGTCTTCGCGGTGGTGCGCCGCAATCTGCGCGTCGCGATGTTTCTGGTGATCACTGTCGAGCTGGCCGGAATCATCACCGAGGTCGCCAAATACGCCGCCAGTCGGCCACGTCCGGTGACCGCGTTGGTCACCGCGCCATCGAGCTCGTTTCCGTCTGGACACGCGCTGGGTGTGATGGTCGCGGTGCTAGCGCTGCTGACCGTTGTGCTTCCGGTCGTGCGCCGCCAACTGCGGGGTTGGCTGATCGCGCTGGGCGCATTGGTGGTGATCGCGATCGGCGCCGGCCGCGTGGTGCTCAACGTGCACTACCCAACGGACGTGATCGCCGGATGGGCGTTCGGCTACGCGTATTTCGTCGCGTGTCTGCTGATGGTCCCGCCGGTGCGGCCGGTCACGGTAGCGGACGAAAAACCGGCAGCGCTCGGTACTGCACGCTGA
- a CDS encoding bifunctional phosphatase PAP2/diacylglycerol kinase family protein — protein MKLQSLLGRRRGIRQIGEGLGTLDREVFEAIAESPSPLLDATMPRLTWAADHSKLWFVIAALLGALGGPSARRGATRGVASLAVTSLVTNQVAKRVWVRPRPNRLTVPIARRGHRSPTSNSLPSGHSASAAAFAVGVGLESPPLGLGLALLAGLVGLSRVATGAHYPGDVFAGFGIGAGVAVLGGRVVPPVVVTKIPTADPLRVDTPERPEGAGVVLVVNPASGGGTGARVVAETRDSLPQAEIVELSEDDDVEDVLRKAAERAEVLAVGGGDGTVSCAASVALEAGIPLAVFPGGTFNHFAKDIGCDTVAKTIDAVQRGSVGCVDLVCLNEGHMVINTASIGAYPTFVQTRERLEHKIGKPLAGLYAMFHTLRHDEPVRIAYDNKDLQTSLFFVGNSTYLPSGFAPSRRTRMDDGLLDVRILETGRRFSRTRIVAALALGRLERSPLYHELRVPEFSFKAVDGPTVLAHDGEIGSEVTEATFSVQYRALPVFRPLP, from the coding sequence ATGAAACTGCAGTCCCTGCTGGGGCGCCGGCGGGGCATCCGGCAGATCGGCGAAGGCCTCGGGACCCTGGACCGCGAGGTGTTCGAGGCCATCGCGGAGTCACCCAGCCCCCTGCTGGACGCCACCATGCCCCGGCTGACCTGGGCCGCTGACCATTCGAAGCTGTGGTTCGTCATCGCCGCCCTGCTCGGCGCGCTCGGCGGTCCATCCGCGCGCCGCGGGGCGACTCGCGGCGTCGCGAGCCTGGCGGTGACCAGCCTGGTCACGAATCAAGTCGCCAAGAGGGTGTGGGTGCGGCCCAGGCCGAACCGTTTGACCGTGCCGATCGCACGCCGCGGACACCGGTCACCGACATCGAACTCGCTGCCGTCCGGCCACTCGGCCAGCGCCGCAGCGTTCGCGGTCGGCGTCGGGCTGGAGAGCCCGCCGCTGGGCTTGGGACTGGCGCTGTTGGCCGGCTTGGTCGGCCTGTCGCGAGTGGCGACAGGGGCGCACTATCCCGGCGATGTGTTCGCGGGTTTCGGCATCGGTGCCGGCGTCGCGGTGCTCGGCGGGCGCGTGGTGCCACCAGTCGTGGTGACCAAGATTCCGACGGCGGATCCGCTGCGGGTGGACACCCCGGAACGGCCCGAGGGTGCGGGCGTCGTGTTGGTGGTGAACCCGGCATCGGGAGGCGGGACGGGTGCACGCGTCGTCGCCGAGACCCGAGACTCGTTGCCGCAGGCCGAGATTGTCGAACTCAGTGAGGACGACGATGTCGAGGACGTGTTGCGCAAGGCGGCCGAGCGCGCAGAAGTGCTCGCGGTCGGTGGCGGTGACGGAACCGTCTCGTGCGCGGCGAGCGTGGCATTGGAAGCCGGTATCCCGCTGGCGGTCTTCCCGGGCGGCACGTTCAATCATTTCGCGAAGGACATCGGTTGCGACACCGTCGCGAAGACCATCGACGCGGTGCAGCGCGGCAGCGTGGGCTGTGTGGACCTGGTTTGCCTCAACGAGGGGCACATGGTGATCAATACCGCCAGCATCGGCGCGTACCCGACGTTCGTGCAGACCCGCGAGCGCCTCGAGCACAAGATCGGCAAGCCGCTGGCGGGCCTGTACGCGATGTTCCACACGCTGCGTCACGACGAGCCGGTGCGGATCGCGTACGACAACAAGGACTTGCAAACCTCATTGTTCTTCGTCGGCAACTCGACATATCTGCCGTCGGGATTCGCGCCGTCGCGGCGCACGCGCATGGACGATGGCCTGCTCGACGTCCGGATTCTGGAGACGGGGCGGCGGTTCAGCAGGACTCGGATCGTTGCCGCGCTGGCGCTGGGCCGCCTGGAGCGCAGCCCGCTATATCACGAGTTGCGGGTGCCCGAGTTCAGCTTCAAAGCCGTGGACGGGCCGACGGTGCTGGCCCACGACGGCGAAATCGGCTCGGAGGTCACCGAGGCCACGTTCAGCGTGCAGTACCGAGCGCTGCCGGTTTTTCGTCCGCTACCGTGA
- a CDS encoding ArnT family glycosyltransferase — MRVTALVDQPVSTETVVPVRRPSKSRWALVALLGATAVLYLWRLSASGYGNTFYAAASQAGSQSWSAWFFGSVDPQNFITVDKPPASLWVSGLSVRLFGMHSWSVMAPQALMGVAAVAVLYSAVRRAFPDPNQGAAAGLLAGATLAATPAAALMFRFNNPDALLVLLLTVAAYCLTRATLTASWRWLTLVGAVMGIAFLTKMLQGFLVLPGFGVAYLLVAPTTWGKRALHLLGAAVALIVAAGWWVLAVQLTPASARPYIGGSTDNTVLDLALGYNGINRLLGHHPEGKPLGDWGSSSVPMLGGHTGAHRLFTGEMANEISWLFATALFVVALGTYLAARRALSRGELCALLTWGGWLLVTGVVFSFMGGMIHPYYTVALAPAVAALVSMGAVWAWQRRLLRDGRCALAALIVLSAAPSAFLLHRNAFGPGWLPLLIVAVAVVSAVGVLLPRPPVLALVAGCAAGLTGTVAFSIATAATPHHGTMPTAARTSQVSGSWINDEATNAQLAAMLASTHTQWSAATNGSQSAAALEIASGTSVMAVGGWSGDPVPTVQQFIDDVHAGKISYYVEAGRGPNSPGAHGEVIRSTQHTVSHTREISDWVAAHYPGTFIGGSTVYRLN; from the coding sequence ATGCGTGTGACTGCCCTTGTCGACCAACCGGTCTCCACGGAGACCGTCGTGCCAGTGCGCAGGCCCAGCAAGTCGCGGTGGGCGCTGGTCGCGCTGCTGGGCGCGACGGCCGTGCTGTATCTGTGGCGCCTTTCGGCCAGCGGCTACGGCAACACCTTCTATGCCGCAGCCTCGCAGGCTGGTTCGCAGAGTTGGTCGGCGTGGTTCTTCGGCTCCGTTGACCCGCAGAACTTCATCACGGTTGACAAGCCGCCCGCCTCGCTGTGGGTCAGTGGCCTTTCGGTGCGGCTGTTCGGGATGCACAGCTGGTCGGTCATGGCGCCGCAGGCGTTGATGGGCGTGGCGGCCGTCGCCGTGCTGTATTCCGCAGTGCGACGCGCGTTTCCCGACCCCAACCAGGGGGCGGCCGCGGGATTGCTTGCCGGCGCGACGCTAGCGGCGACGCCCGCCGCCGCGTTGATGTTCCGGTTCAACAACCCCGACGCGCTGCTGGTGCTGCTGTTGACCGTCGCCGCATACTGCCTGACGCGTGCGACGTTGACCGCGTCGTGGCGCTGGCTGACGCTCGTCGGCGCCGTCATGGGTATCGCATTTCTGACGAAGATGCTGCAGGGGTTCCTCGTGCTGCCCGGCTTCGGTGTCGCGTATCTGCTTGTGGCGCCTACGACTTGGGGCAAGCGCGCGCTTCATCTCCTCGGGGCGGCGGTGGCGTTGATCGTTGCGGCCGGCTGGTGGGTGCTGGCCGTGCAGCTGACCCCGGCGAGCGCGCGGCCATACATCGGCGGTTCGACGGACAACACGGTGCTCGATCTGGCGTTGGGCTACAACGGGATCAATCGCCTGCTCGGCCACCACCCAGAGGGAAAGCCGCTCGGCGACTGGGGCAGTTCGAGCGTGCCGATGCTCGGCGGGCATACCGGAGCGCACCGGCTGTTCACGGGCGAGATGGCCAACGAGATCTCATGGCTGTTCGCGACGGCGTTGTTCGTCGTCGCACTTGGCACGTATCTAGCGGCGCGGCGGGCGTTGAGCCGTGGCGAGTTGTGTGCGTTGCTGACGTGGGGCGGCTGGTTGTTGGTCACCGGCGTGGTGTTCAGCTTCATGGGCGGAATGATCCATCCGTACTACACGGTCGCGCTGGCGCCCGCGGTTGCCGCACTGGTGAGCATGGGCGCGGTGTGGGCGTGGCAGCGAAGACTACTGAGGGACGGCCGATGCGCACTGGCCGCACTGATCGTGCTCTCCGCGGCGCCCTCCGCATTCTTACTGCACCGCAACGCCTTTGGCCCAGGATGGCTACCGTTGCTGATCGTTGCCGTCGCCGTGGTGAGCGCAGTTGGTGTACTGTTGCCGCGTCCACCAGTTCTCGCGTTGGTGGCCGGGTGTGCGGCCGGTCTGACAGGGACCGTCGCGTTTTCCATCGCGACGGCCGCCACCCCGCATCATGGAACGATGCCCACAGCGGCCAGGACGTCTCAGGTATCAGGCTCCTGGATCAACGACGAGGCCACCAATGCTCAACTCGCAGCCATGCTGGCATCGACGCACACGCAATGGTCGGCCGCAACGAACGGTTCGCAGTCGGCGGCCGCTCTCGAAATCGCCTCTGGCACATCGGTGATGGCCGTCGGAGGCTGGAGCGGCGACCCGGTACCGACGGTTCAACAGTTCATCGACGACGTCCACGCGGGCAAGATCTCGTACTACGTCGAGGCCGGCCGCGGGCCGAATTCACCAGGCGCCCACGGTGAGGTCATCCGCAGCACGCAGCACACCGTGTCGCATACCCGCGAGATTTCGGATTGGGTAGCGGCGCACTATCCCGGCACATTCATCGGCGGATCAACGGTCTACCGGTTGAACTGA
- a CDS encoding sulfatase family protein produces MNARRDNVLLVHWHDLGRYLGAYGHTDVESPRLDRLAAEGIVFTRAHATAPLCSPSRGSLFTGRYPQSNGLVGLAHHGWEYHAGVRTLPHILAESGWHTALFGMQHETSYPVKLGYDEFDVSNSYCEYVVEHATRWLAEPPERPFLLTAGFFETHRPYPRDRYDPADADDVVVPDYLPDNADIREDLAEFYGSIAVADAAVGQLLDMLDHTGLADTTWVVFMTDHGPALPRAKSTLYDAGTGIALIVRPPRATGIEPQVYDELFSGVDLLPTLLDLLGLDIPPDVEGLSHADGLRTPANHPVRTEVYTTKTYHDSFDPIRAIRTKEYSYIENYATRPLLDLPWDIADSAPGRAMEPLVQSQRPARELYDLVEDPTESRNLLAADVTDKSEAIANDLALLLDDWRHKTNDVIPSEFAGTRIAERYTETYLRIHGPQITSRSAIAAERGVEENHGSGK; encoded by the coding sequence GTGAATGCGCGACGAGACAACGTGCTGCTGGTGCATTGGCACGACCTCGGCCGCTACCTCGGCGCCTACGGCCACACCGACGTCGAAAGCCCGCGGCTCGATCGGCTCGCCGCGGAGGGCATCGTCTTCACCCGCGCCCACGCCACCGCGCCGCTGTGCTCGCCGTCGCGCGGCTCGCTGTTCACCGGTCGCTACCCGCAGAGCAATGGCCTTGTCGGCCTTGCTCATCACGGCTGGGAGTACCACGCAGGCGTTCGTACCCTTCCCCACATCCTTGCTGAATCTGGTTGGCATACAGCGTTATTCGGCATGCAGCATGAAACGTCTTACCCTGTGAAGCTGGGCTACGACGAGTTCGACGTGTCCAACTCCTATTGCGAGTACGTCGTCGAGCACGCCACCCGCTGGCTCGCCGAGCCTCCCGAGCGGCCGTTCCTGCTCACCGCGGGGTTCTTCGAGACACATCGCCCGTATCCGCGTGACCGCTACGATCCCGCGGACGCCGATGACGTCGTAGTGCCCGATTATCTGCCGGACAACGCCGACATCCGCGAAGACCTTGCCGAGTTCTACGGCTCGATCGCCGTTGCGGACGCCGCAGTGGGCCAGCTCCTCGACATGCTGGACCACACTGGCCTCGCCGACACGACCTGGGTGGTTTTCATGACCGACCACGGTCCGGCGTTGCCACGCGCCAAGTCGACGCTGTATGACGCGGGCACCGGAATCGCGCTGATCGTGCGGCCTCCGCGGGCCACCGGCATCGAGCCCCAGGTGTATGACGAGCTGTTCAGCGGCGTCGACCTGCTGCCGACCCTGCTCGACCTCCTCGGCCTCGACATACCTCCCGACGTCGAAGGCTTGTCGCACGCAGACGGCCTGCGAACCCCGGCCAACCACCCGGTGCGGACCGAGGTCTACACCACGAAGACGTACCACGATTCCTTCGACCCGATCCGGGCCATCCGGACGAAGGAATACAGCTACATCGAGAATTACGCCACCCGCCCGCTGCTCGACCTGCCATGGGATATCGCGGACAGCGCTCCCGGCCGAGCGATGGAGCCGCTCGTGCAATCGCAGCGGCCCGCGCGCGAGCTCTACGATCTCGTCGAGGATCCGACGGAGTCACGCAATCTGTTGGCCGCCGACGTCACCGACAAGTCCGAAGCGATCGCCAACGATCTCGCGCTGCTCCTCGACGACTGGCGCCACAAGACCAACGACGTCATCCCATCCGAGTTTGCGGGCACGCGAATTGCCGAGCGCTACACCGAAACGTACCTACGCATTCATGGCCCACAGATCACCAGCCGATCGGCGATTGCGGCAGAGCGAGGCGTCGAAGAGAACCACGGTTCCGGGAAATAG
- a CDS encoding alpha/beta hydrolase family protein, giving the protein MSSTRDSDAAPVDPPIPVPDVPGADATVGGLPRRIDLTLRQRLIVDSSAVADVALRTAIASLLGATMVPTMLTTALRRSETRAELDHLRFYAELASARDPELSFPKPTQEPRISSRPANPIAEWMAKGRVNNIRFDSSFEAVNPALREQCRGYLRNNVVRAQHWVHDDGPHPTLCVIHGFMGSPYLFNGLFFSLPWFYRSGYDVLLYTLPFHGARAEKGSPFSGYGYFAHGFAGFAEAMAQAVHDFRSLIDYLEFTGVDRVALTGMSLGGYTSALIACVDDRIQAVVPNVPVVTPDRTVDEWFPANYVVRLRDLIAGTDDQLVHEATKYPSPLNYPPLVPKDRRLIITGLGDRLAPPEQAEMLWEHWDRCAFHWFPGNHILHVSQPDYLRRMTRFMRGFMFE; this is encoded by the coding sequence GTGTCCAGTACGCGGGACTCCGACGCCGCTCCCGTCGATCCCCCGATTCCAGTCCCCGACGTTCCTGGCGCCGACGCCACCGTCGGCGGGCTGCCCCGCCGCATCGACCTCACGCTGCGGCAACGGCTGATCGTCGACTCGTCGGCCGTTGCCGACGTCGCGTTGCGCACCGCGATCGCATCGCTGCTGGGTGCCACCATGGTGCCGACGATGCTCACCACCGCGCTGCGCCGGTCCGAGACGCGCGCCGAGCTCGACCACCTGCGGTTCTACGCCGAGCTCGCCAGCGCCAGGGATCCGGAACTGTCGTTTCCGAAGCCCACGCAAGAACCGCGGATCTCATCGCGCCCAGCCAATCCCATCGCCGAGTGGATGGCCAAGGGCCGAGTCAACAACATCCGATTCGACAGCAGCTTCGAGGCCGTCAACCCGGCGCTGCGCGAACAATGCCGCGGCTATCTCCGCAATAACGTGGTGCGCGCACAACACTGGGTCCACGACGACGGGCCGCACCCCACATTGTGCGTGATTCACGGGTTCATGGGCTCGCCGTACTTGTTCAACGGTCTGTTCTTCTCGCTGCCGTGGTTCTACCGGTCCGGCTACGACGTGCTGTTGTATACATTGCCGTTCCACGGAGCACGCGCCGAAAAGGGCTCGCCGTTCAGTGGATACGGCTACTTCGCACACGGCTTCGCGGGTTTCGCGGAGGCAATGGCCCAGGCTGTGCACGACTTCCGGTCACTGATCGACTATCTCGAGTTCACCGGTGTTGATCGGGTCGCGTTGACCGGGATGTCGTTGGGCGGATACACCTCGGCGTTGATCGCGTGCGTCGACGACCGCATTCAGGCCGTGGTTCCCAATGTTCCCGTTGTGACCCCGGACAGGACTGTGGACGAGTGGTTTCCCGCCAATTATGTGGTGCGGTTGCGCGATCTCATCGCAGGCACCGATGACCAACTGGTGCACGAAGCGACGAAATACCCGTCACCACTTAACTATCCACCACTGGTGCCTAAAGATCGTCGGCTGATCATCACTGGGCTCGGCGATCGGCTGGCGCCACCGGAGCAGGCCGAGATGCTGTGGGAGCACTGGGACCGTTGCGCGTTTCACTGGTTCCCTGGCAACCACATTCTGCACGTGAGTCAGCCGGATTACCTGCGCCGCATGACCCGCTTCATGCGCGGCTTCATGTTCGAATGA
- the stf0 gene encoding trehalose 2-sulfotransferase, whose protein sequence is MSPATAYLVLASQRSGSTLLVESLRATGVAGEPGEFFQYLPTTSQSPQPRQWFEGVDDHSILRLLDPLDEGKPDLAPPEIWRDYIRTVGRTPNGIWGGKLMWNQTPLLLQRAAGLPDRSGDGLLSAIRDIIGSDPVLIYVHRPDVVSQAVSFWRAVQTRVWRGRPDPVRDSRAEYHAAAIAHIVTMLREQEKGWRAWFDEENLTPIEIAYPVLWRNLTQIVSTVLEAIGQDPRLAPAPVLERQADQRSDEWVDRYRAEADKLGLPT, encoded by the coding sequence ATGTCACCCGCGACGGCCTACCTGGTGCTCGCTTCGCAGCGCAGTGGCAGCACGCTGCTCGTCGAATCGCTGCGCGCCACCGGTGTGGCAGGAGAGCCTGGGGAGTTCTTCCAATATCTGCCGACGACAAGCCAATCCCCGCAGCCGAGGCAATGGTTCGAGGGTGTCGACGACCACTCGATCCTCCGGCTGCTCGATCCGCTCGACGAAGGCAAGCCCGACCTAGCGCCGCCCGAGATCTGGCGTGACTACATCCGTACTGTCGGCCGCACTCCGAACGGCATCTGGGGCGGCAAGCTGATGTGGAACCAGACGCCGTTGCTCCTGCAGCGCGCGGCGGGACTACCCGACCGGTCGGGTGATGGCCTGCTTTCGGCCATCCGCGACATCATCGGCAGCGACCCGGTTCTCATCTATGTTCACCGTCCTGACGTTGTCTCCCAAGCCGTTTCGTTTTGGCGGGCGGTGCAGACCCGCGTCTGGCGCGGCAGACCCGATCCCGTACGCGACTCCCGCGCCGAGTATCACGCGGCGGCAATCGCACACATCGTCACGATGCTGCGCGAACAGGAGAAAGGCTGGCGGGCCTGGTTCGACGAGGAGAACCTCACGCCGATCGAGATCGCATATCCCGTGCTCTGGCGCAACCTCACCCAGATCGTCAGCACCGTGCTCGAGGCAATAGGACAAGATCCCCGACTCGCACCGGCGCCCGTGCTGGAACGCCAAGCCGACCAACGCTCCGACGAATGGGTGGACCGCTACCGGGCCGAGGCCGACAAGCTCGGGTTACCCACCTGA
- a CDS encoding trans-aconitate 2-methyltransferase → MWNPDVYLTFADHRGRPFFDLLSRVNAQAPRRVVDLGCGPGNLTATLAQRWPDAVVEAWDSSQEMVKAARERGVDAHVGDVREWTPRPDTDVVVSNATLHWVPEHAELLVRWAGELAAGSWIAMQVPGNFDALSHAAVRELARRDQWAEALRDFPFREGQVDDPSGYAGLLSDAGCAVDAWETTYIHELSGENPVLEWITGTALTPVKSRLNDEEWQEFQQELIPMLDAAYPARADGKTFFPFRRIFVVAQVGSGG, encoded by the coding sequence ATGTGGAATCCCGACGTCTACCTGACATTCGCCGACCATCGCGGCCGCCCGTTCTTCGACCTGCTCTCGCGGGTCAACGCTCAGGCTCCCAGGCGGGTAGTCGATCTCGGCTGCGGGCCCGGCAATCTGACCGCGACGCTGGCGCAGCGGTGGCCGGACGCCGTCGTTGAGGCGTGGGACAGCTCGCAGGAGATGGTCAAGGCGGCACGCGAGCGCGGCGTCGACGCTCACGTCGGCGACGTACGGGAGTGGACACCGCGGCCGGACACCGATGTGGTGGTGAGCAACGCCACCCTGCACTGGGTGCCGGAACACGCTGAGTTGCTGGTTCGGTGGGCCGGTGAACTCGCGGCCGGCTCGTGGATCGCCATGCAGGTGCCCGGCAACTTCGATGCGCTGTCGCATGCGGCCGTGCGTGAGCTCGCACGTCGTGATCAGTGGGCAGAAGCGTTGCGGGACTTCCCGTTTCGGGAGGGCCAGGTAGACGACCCGTCGGGATATGCCGGGCTGCTCAGTGACGCGGGTTGTGCCGTCGATGCATGGGAGACCACCTACATCCACGAACTCAGCGGTGAGAATCCGGTGCTGGAGTGGATCACCGGCACCGCGCTCACCCCAGTGAAGAGCCGGCTCAACGACGAAGAGTGGCAGGAGTTCCAGCAGGAGTTGATTCCGATGCTCGACGCGGCCTACCCGGCACGGGCCGATGGCAAGACGTTCTTCCCATTCCGTCGGATCTTCGTGGTGGCACAGGTTGGGTCAGGTGGGTAA